One segment of Phragmites australis chromosome 13, lpPhrAust1.1, whole genome shotgun sequence DNA contains the following:
- the LOC133888823 gene encoding arginase 1, mitochondrial, whose amino-acid sequence MGGAAAGTKWFQHLQRLSASKVSAEAVERGQNRVIDASLTLIRERAKLKAELLRSLGGVKASASLLGVPLGHNSSFLQGPAFAPPRIREAIWCGSTNTSTEEGKELNDPRVLTDVGDVPIQEIRDCGVEDDRLMDVVSDSVKTVMEEDPLRPLVLGGDHSISYPVVRAVSEKLGGPVDILHLDAHPDIYDCFEGNIYSHASSFARIMEGGYARRLLQVGIRSINKEGREQGKRFGVEQYEMRTFSKDREKLENLKLGEGVKGVYVSVDVDCLDPAFAPGVSHIEPGGLSFRDVLNILQNLQGDVVAADVVEFNPQRDTVDGMTAMVAAKLVRELTAKISK is encoded by the exons atgggcggcgcggcggcggggaccAAGTGGTTCCAGCACCTCCAGCGGCTGAGCGCGTCCAAGGTGTCCGCGGAGGCGGTGGAGCGGGGGCAGAACCGCGTCATCGACGCCTCCCTCACCCTCATCCGCGAGCGCGCCAAGCTCAAG GCAGAGTTGCTTCGTTCTCTGGGTGGCGTGAAAGCTTCAGCATCACTCTTAGGAGTCCCTCTTGGTCACAACTCATCCTTCTTACAAGGGCCTGCCTTTGCTCCTCCCCGCATAAGGGAGGCCATATGGTGTGGAAGCACAAACACTAGCACAGAAGAAG GCAAAGAACTGAATGATCCTCGAGTGCTAACTGACGTTGGCGATGTCCCCATACAAGAGATTCGTGACTGTGGTGTCGAAGATGACAGATTGATGGATGTAGTTAGCGATTCTGTCAAAACAGTGATGGAGGAG GATCCTCTTCGACCATTGGTGTTAGGAGGCGATCACTCAATATCTTATCCGGTTGTTAGAGCTGTGTCTGAAAAGCTTGGAGGACCTGTTGACATTcttcatcttgatgcacatcCAGATATATATGATTGTTTTGAAGGAAACATTTACTCACATGCCTCTTCCTTTGCGAGAATTATGGAAGGTGGTTATGCCAGGAGACTTCTGCAG GTTGGAATTAGATCAATAAACAAAGAAGGACGTGAGCAAGGGAAGAGATTCGGTGTGGAACAGTATGAGATGCGGACCTTCTCAAAGGACCGGGAGAAACTTGAGAATCTG AAACTTGGGGAAGGTGTAAAGGGTGTGTATGTCTCAGTTGATGTTGACTGCCTTGATCCGGCATTTGCTCCCGGTGTCTCTCACATTGAGCCTGGAGGCCTCTCATTCCGTGACGTGCTCAACATCCTCCAGAATCTGCAAGGTGATGTTGTCGCCGCAGATGTGGTGGAGTTTAACCCACAGCGCGACACAGTAGATGGGATGACAGCTATGGTCGCCGCGAAGCTAGTCCGGGAGCTCACTGCTAAGATCTCTAAGTGA